Genomic segment of Blastocatellia bacterium:
CGGGATGACGGAACGACAACGGGAGGTTTTAGAGTTCATCAAACGGTTTCAGGCCGAGCGAGGATTGCCGCCGAGCCTGCGCGAGATCGGCGAACATTTCGGCATCACGCTGCGGGCGGTTCAAGATCATCTGGCCGCTCTGGAAAGAAAAGGAGTTCTCCGGCGGTTGCCGGGCCGCAGTCGCGGCATTGTGCTAGCCGATCACGCCATGGCGAGACCGCGTCGGATCCCCATTGTGGGGCGGATCGCTGCCGGTCGGCCCCTGCTGGCGGAAGAAACTCTCGAAGGAGAGGTGGTCATTGACGGGGAGCGGTTTGCCCGAGGGACCTATTTCGCCGTGCGCGTTCAGGGCGATAGCATGATTGACGAGCATATCCTGGATGGCGATCTGGCCATCATTCGCCAGCAGCCGCGCGTCGAATCGGGCGAAATCGCCGCCGTCGCCATCGAGGGTGAGGTCACCCTGAAACGGTTCTATCGCACGCGGCGG
This window contains:
- the lexA gene encoding transcriptional repressor LexA — translated: MTERQREVLEFIKRFQAERGLPPSLREIGEHFGITLRAVQDHLAALERKGVLRRLPGRSRGIVLADHAMARPRRIPIVGRIAAGRPLLAEETLEGEVVIDGERFARGTYFAVRVQGDSMIDEHILDGDLAIIRQQPRVESGEIAAVAIEGEVTLKRFYRTRRGVELHPANRKYRPLIVTGGDVRVLGKYCGLLRVSRK